The Peribacillus sp. FSL E2-0218 genome contains a region encoding:
- a CDS encoding family 43 glycosylhydrolase yields MKRVLGILLAVILFAGTNNIAMDVRAADPTIDGHGLLGEFFKVEKNPDDRNDISVFKFDDKRGERPVANLNGDSFIDIFNEFSGTPDFNTARFTGTIVPQYTEDYTFSMEGDDGFRLWVNGKLIIDFWKQEWDKEQVSTPISLEAGKHYDIKVEYLQGWGGSWLRMKWESASQVKEVIPESALFMPIGKVIATKKGELTAEIQKVDYLLGNFSDEVNESRLTSLLDTKKKAKELLDTIDDQGVSDRDKAGLLMEETKAVSVARSDFMKDMGVTSSSVSDKFNNPLYQGQDPFVTYKDGFYYFVSSSNLDSNNKVYVSKSRTLTDQGEKVMVFDSQGTQTRIFAPEIFFFDGKWYIYYCADLKEYDYQHMGTVLESVTDDPQGEYVDKGALYLGENGKYKQANDLTVFDYNGQLYAVWGTLGSGEPIGPAIVPMDNPYTITADRSFLPGGGGEGPRVLQKDGKVFITMSEGNFAGNDYRLSYFKNTDGDILNPDSWTRTNDVFVSTSDVSGPARAAFVKSADGLEDWMIYHSRVYKDTGVNGWRQVNIKKFNWNEDGTPNFGQPVSPFEWQKLPSGDLGQGAMYQAEDGIHYGDIKKENSQANYQGTGYINLPKKAGAEASFVVNAEEAGDYIVGVRYAYGIQVDGESTDRPRTQLPARAKVNVYVNGIQVKTITPDKTAISWEEWFTGSERLSLKAGKNVISYRIDNGSIGNVNMDNLSMYKADVPNPVVPTVPVTSVTVEPEKTVNVGETYQFHAAVKPANHTSTIKWNSSDTDVAVVNSIGMVTGKAVGKATIKAIIDDQEVSSVVTVQKPSAATSLEIIGKDGAKKIAVKGGTLQLSAKILPDNATDKSVTWSVEKGKEVASVSKTGLITAKEKGTVVVKATLAGNPQITDTYKVKVVGLDSITLEANKGKLYRDKMADLKISGRYSDGKAADLSEATIKYVSSNKKIISIRKGVITAHDPGKAILYVKVSLNGYTVNSNALKIVVKTSIESIEKLVDGYADDGSIDNRLAGQLSKHLDQAKKEHDRGHDEQAVKNMKNFLKQLNKKENDKHIDDDVKENLNADANALLESWINEK; encoded by the coding sequence CGACATTTTTAATGAGTTTTCAGGAACACCAGATTTCAATACTGCCCGGTTTACAGGTACCATCGTACCGCAATATACCGAGGACTATACCTTCTCTATGGAAGGTGATGATGGTTTCAGGCTGTGGGTCAACGGAAAATTGATTATCGACTTTTGGAAGCAGGAATGGGATAAAGAACAAGTCAGTACGCCAATATCCTTGGAAGCAGGGAAACATTATGATATCAAGGTGGAGTATTTACAAGGCTGGGGCGGTTCCTGGCTTCGTATGAAGTGGGAAAGTGCAAGTCAGGTGAAGGAAGTCATTCCAGAATCTGCACTGTTCATGCCAATAGGGAAAGTCATTGCAACGAAAAAAGGTGAGCTGACTGCAGAAATTCAAAAGGTGGATTACTTGTTGGGTAATTTTTCCGACGAAGTGAACGAAAGCAGGTTAACCAGTCTGCTGGACACTAAAAAAAAGGCAAAGGAGCTGCTTGACACCATAGATGATCAAGGGGTCAGCGATCGGGATAAGGCAGGATTACTGATGGAGGAAACCAAGGCCGTATCGGTTGCCCGTTCTGATTTCATGAAAGATATGGGCGTCACAAGCTCTTCCGTTTCAGACAAATTCAACAACCCATTATATCAAGGACAGGACCCGTTCGTAACGTATAAGGATGGATTTTATTACTTTGTATCATCGAGTAACTTGGACTCTAACAATAAAGTGTATGTATCGAAATCACGTACCCTGACTGATCAAGGGGAAAAGGTGATGGTCTTCGATTCCCAGGGAACACAAACACGCATTTTTGCCCCTGAAATCTTCTTTTTTGATGGCAAATGGTATATATATTATTGTGCCGACCTGAAAGAATATGATTACCAGCATATGGGGACGGTTTTGGAATCGGTCACGGATGATCCACAAGGAGAGTATGTCGATAAGGGTGCTTTATATCTAGGTGAGAATGGAAAGTATAAACAAGCAAATGACTTAACGGTGTTCGACTATAATGGCCAGCTATATGCCGTATGGGGCACCTTGGGTTCCGGTGAACCAATCGGGCCGGCCATCGTGCCAATGGATAATCCGTATACGATTACGGCAGATCGCTCCTTTTTACCGGGTGGCGGCGGCGAAGGTCCTCGTGTATTGCAAAAGGATGGAAAAGTATTTATTACCATGTCGGAAGGCAACTTTGCCGGAAATGATTATCGTTTATCTTATTTCAAGAATACAGATGGGGATATCTTAAACCCGGATTCCTGGACACGGACGAATGATGTTTTCGTATCCACCAGTGATGTATCGGGTCCTGCCCGGGCAGCCTTCGTGAAGTCCGCAGATGGTTTGGAAGATTGGATGATCTATCATTCACGCGTATATAAAGATACTGGAGTTAACGGATGGCGCCAAGTGAATATTAAGAAATTCAATTGGAATGAAGATGGAACACCGAATTTTGGCCAACCTGTTTCGCCATTCGAGTGGCAAAAGCTTCCCTCCGGTGATTTAGGGCAAGGAGCTATGTATCAAGCGGAGGATGGGATTCACTATGGTGATATTAAAAAAGAAAATAGCCAGGCTAATTATCAAGGAACAGGTTATATCAACTTGCCGAAAAAAGCGGGTGCTGAAGCAAGCTTTGTTGTAAACGCAGAAGAAGCCGGTGATTATATCGTTGGCGTGAGATATGCCTATGGCATACAGGTGGATGGGGAATCGACAGATAGACCGAGGACGCAATTGCCTGCAAGAGCAAAAGTCAACGTATATGTAAATGGTATCCAAGTAAAAACCATTACACCAGATAAAACGGCAATCAGCTGGGAGGAATGGTTTACAGGTTCGGAACGTCTAAGTTTAAAGGCGGGTAAAAACGTAATCAGTTACCGGATCGATAATGGCAGCATCGGCAATGTGAATATGGATAATTTATCGATGTATAAGGCGGATGTGCCAAATCCGGTCGTCCCGACGGTGCCTGTGACAAGTGTGACTGTGGAACCGGAGAAAACCGTGAATGTAGGAGAAACCTATCAATTCCATGCTGCGGTAAAGCCAGCGAATCATACAAGTACAATCAAATGGAACTCCAGTGATACAGATGTTGCAGTGGTGAATTCGATAGGGATGGTAACTGGGAAAGCAGTAGGGAAAGCTACCATTAAAGCAATCATTGATGATCAGGAAGTTTCGAGCGTCGTAACTGTACAAAAACCTTCGGCTGCAACTTCATTGGAAATCATCGGGAAGGACGGAGCAAAAAAAATAGCCGTAAAAGGAGGAACACTTCAATTATCAGCAAAAATTCTGCCGGATAATGCGACGGATAAGTCAGTAACATGGTCGGTCGAAAAAGGGAAAGAAGTCGCTAGTGTATCCAAAACAGGGCTTATAACGGCCAAGGAAAAGGGGACTGTGGTCGTAAAAGCCACATTGGCGGGTAACCCACAAATAACGGATACGTATAAGGTGAAGGTTGTCGGGTTAGACTCAATCACCCTGGAGGCAAATAAGGGAAAACTGTACCGGGACAAGATGGCAGACTTAAAGATCAGCGGGAGATATAGCGATGGGAAAGCGGCTGATTTGAGCGAAGCCACTATCAAGTACGTGAGCAGCAACAAGAAAATCATATCGATAAGGAAGGGAGTCATCACTGCCCATGATCCCGGAAAGGCGATCCTCTATGTCAAGGTTAGCTTGAATGGGTATACCGTTAACTCGAACGCTTTGAAGATAGTGGTGAAAACGAGCATCGAATCCATTGAAAAACTTGTTGATGGGTATGCAGATGATGGTTCAATCGATAATCGATTGGCAGGCCAATTAAGCAAGCATCTAGATCAAGCCAAAAAAGAACACGATAGGGGACATGACGAGCAAGCAGTCAAGAATATGAAAAATTTCCTGAAGCAACTGAACAAAAAGGAAAATGATAAGCATATTGATGATGATGTGAAGGAGAACCTGAATGCAGATGCCAATGCACTGCTGGAATCGTGGATAAACGAGAAATAG
- a CDS encoding excisionase family DNA-binding protein has product MYLTVKETAEYLSMPESYIESLVAQNKIRTVHDGEQHLIFKEQFNTHLEQMEKYKKQLADYYNEPIPEDIDVKDED; this is encoded by the coding sequence ATGTACTTGACAGTAAAAGAGACTGCGGAATATTTATCGATGCCGGAATCTTATATCGAAAGCTTGGTCGCTCAAAACAAAATTCGCACCGTTCATGACGGTGAACAGCATTTGATTTTCAAAGAGCAATTCAATACACATCTTGAACAAATGGAGAAATATAAGAAGCAATTGGCTGACTATTATAATGAACCAATTCCAGAAGATATTGATGTGAAGGATGAAGATTAG